The window ATGCCGTGCGCGTCGCATGCACAGGCGGGCGACGCGATCAGCTCAAGCGCTTCAGCGACGAAATCAGGTTTGGTGAATACGCGATCCATGTCCCCCACTACGGCGTAGTTCCGGCGCCTCCGTGGCGGGCAGCGGACAGCCGATCATAAACCACAATTGGGCCGATATTGGCGAAAACGCCAAAAAACAGACAGGCCCGCCACGCGGGGTGCGTGGCGGGCCTTGACAGATCGTCATCGCGGACGGTGGAAGGGCGTCAGAGGCCTCGGAAGGCGTCGCCGGGTACCCGCACCCATCCTTCCATCAGCACGCGCGCGCTGCGGCTCATGATGGCTTTGGCGACGCGCCAGTCGCCATCGACCTGGGTCGCTTCGGCGCCCACGCGCAGGGTGCCGGACGGATGGCCGAAGCGTACCGCGCTGCGCTCGCCGCCGCCGGCGGCCAGGCTGACCAGGGTGCCGGGGATGGCTGCCGCCGTGCCGATGGCCACGGCAGCGGTGCCCATCATTGCGTGGTGCAGCTTCCCCATCGACATGGCGCGCACCAGCAGGTCGATATCGGCCGCGGCAACCTGCTTGCCGCTCGAGGACACGTAGGCGCTTGGCGGCGCCACGAACGCCACCTTGGGCGTGTGCTGGCGCGTCGCCGCTTCGTCGACATGCTTGATGAGGCCCATGCGCACTGCCCCGTGCGCACGGATCGATTCGAACATGGCCAGCGCCTTCGGGTCGCCGTTGATCGCGTCCTGCAGCTCGGTGCCGGTGTAGCCGATGGCCTGCGCATCGACGAAAATGGTCGGGATGCCGGCGTTGATCATCGTGGCCCTGAGCGTGCCCAATCCCGGCACGTCCAGGTCGTCGACCACGTGCCCGGTCGGGAACATGGCGCCGCCGGCCCCCTCTTCCTCGGCCGCCGGGTCCATGAATTCGAGCTGCACTTCGGCGGCCGGAAAGGTGACGCCATCGAGCTCGAAGGCGCCAGTTTCCTGTACCGCGCCGCCCGTGACCGGCACGTGCGCGATGATGGTCTTGCCGATGTTGGCCTGCCAGATGCGCACCACGGCCACGCCATTGTGCGGAATGCGGGCGCCATCGACCAGCCCCGCGCCGATGGCGAACGAGCCGACGGCCGCCGACAGGTTGCCGCAGTTGCCGCTCCAGTCGACGAAGGCCTTGTCGATGGCGACCTGGCCGAACAGGTAGTCGACATCGTGATCGGGCCTTGCGCTCTTGGACAAAATCACCGTCTTGCTGGTGCTCGACGTGGCGCCGCCCATGCCGTCGATCTGCTTGCC of the Massilia violaceinigra genome contains:
- the prpF gene encoding 2-methylaconitate cis-trans isomerase PrpF → MAHLPQIRIPATYMRGGTSKGVFFRLQDLPEAAQVAGAARDALLLRVIGSPDPYGKQIDGMGGATSSTSKTVILSKSARPDHDVDYLFGQVAIDKAFVDWSGNCGNLSAAVGSFAIGAGLVDGARIPHNGVAVVRIWQANIGKTIIAHVPVTGGAVQETGAFELDGVTFPAAEVQLEFMDPAAEEEGAGGAMFPTGHVVDDLDVPGLGTLRATMINAGIPTIFVDAQAIGYTGTELQDAINGDPKALAMFESIRAHGAVRMGLIKHVDEAATRQHTPKVAFVAPPSAYVSSSGKQVAAADIDLLVRAMSMGKLHHAMMGTAAVAIGTAAAIPGTLVSLAAGGGERSAVRFGHPSGTLRVGAEATQVDGDWRVAKAIMSRSARVLMEGWVRVPGDAFRGL